From the Leguminivora glycinivorella isolate SPB_JAAS2020 chromosome 15, LegGlyc_1.1, whole genome shotgun sequence genome, one window contains:
- the LOC125234142 gene encoding B-cell receptor-associated protein 31-like, with translation MSIQWTFIAGYLYFEIAIVAILMLPIASPRRWQQFFRSRLFAMFREHAAVYFYVLLGVLSLFLLDSVREMRKYSHADSHGHLSTEMKGNVKLFRSQRNFYITGFAIFLAFVIRRLVTMILIQAELLEKSERIIREAETAKDFAKTTVLTQALQSAGDSNNLENLERLLLDEQNRVKELEEEVTSLKEQLNEAKCKLAEKKSEIE, from the coding sequence ATGTCTATTCAGTGGACATTTATCGCCGGCTACCTGTACTTCGAAATTGCGATAGTGGCGATATTGATGCTGCCCATCGCCAGTCCGCGACGATGGCAGCAATTCTTCAGATCGCGGCTGTTTGCCATGTTCCGCGAGCATGCAGCCGTTTACTTCTACGTTCTACTTGGCGTACTAAGCTTATTCCTGTTGGATTCTGTCAGGGAGATGAGGAAATACTCACATGCTGATAGCCACGGACATCTCTCGACCGAAATGAAAGGCAACGTAAAACTTTTTAGATCTCAGCGAAACTTCTACATCACTGGTTTTGCTATTTTCTTGGCATTTGTCATTAGGCGCCTTGTTACTATGATATTGATACAAGCTGAGCTGTTGGAAAAGTCAGAAAGGATCATTAGAGAAGCAGAAACTGCGAAGGACTTCGCAAAGACTACTGTATTGACACAGGCTCTGCAGTCCGCTGGGGATTCAAACAATTTGGAAAATTTGGAAAGGTTATTGCTTGACGAGCAAAACCGAGTCAAAGAGTTGGAGGAGGAAGTAACATCTTTGAAAGAGCAGCTGAATGAAGCAAAATGCAAATTGGCTGAAAAGAAGTCTGAAATTGAATAA